A single Leptospira barantonii DNA region contains:
- a CDS encoding polyamine aminopropyltransferase has protein sequence MQTALYISVLIISSCGLVYELLAGTIASYLLGETVTQFSLIIGTYLFSMGVGSWLSKYVEKDLVPKFLEIELAIGLVGGFSSAILYLSFGQIRYFQIPLFLLVVLIGILVGLEIPVLLRILKKELQFKELVSRVLSLDYVGALLASILFPIFFAPKLGLIRTGFIFGILNAGVALWGTWALPLKHSRMILLRAQSVIVLTLLVLGFSFSDLITYYSEESLYTDEIILSKQSQFQRIIVTRWKNEIRLFLNGHLQFSSRDEYRYHETLVHPALLAHPAPKRVLVLGGGDGLAVREILKHKGVESITLVDLDPAITNLFTDHGMLKELNDESLKNSKVKVINTDAFVWLENSEEVFDAVIIDFPDPSNFSLGKLYTTAFFQVLKRRMNETSVLEIQSTSPLFARSSYWCIERTIASLGLQTLPIHVYVPSFGEWGFVLAGQKPIRFKKEFPDHLRFLNQQELESIQVFPQDMSRIPVEINRLDNQALVRYYDREWNRILD, from the coding sequence TTGCAGACCGCGCTTTATATTTCCGTTCTCATCATATCTTCCTGCGGCCTTGTCTATGAACTTTTGGCCGGAACCATCGCCTCTTATCTTCTCGGGGAAACCGTAACGCAGTTCTCCCTCATCATCGGAACATATCTGTTTTCGATGGGAGTCGGATCCTGGTTGTCGAAGTACGTGGAAAAGGATCTTGTTCCCAAGTTTTTGGAAATCGAATTGGCGATCGGACTCGTGGGCGGCTTCAGCTCCGCGATTTTGTATCTGAGCTTCGGACAAATTCGATATTTTCAAATTCCTTTATTTTTACTCGTGGTTCTGATCGGAATCTTGGTAGGCCTTGAAATTCCGGTTCTACTTCGAATCTTAAAAAAGGAACTTCAATTCAAGGAGTTGGTTTCCAGAGTGTTGAGTTTGGATTACGTAGGCGCGTTACTCGCCTCCATTCTTTTTCCGATCTTCTTCGCTCCTAAGTTGGGTCTGATTCGGACCGGATTCATATTCGGAATTTTGAATGCTGGAGTCGCTCTCTGGGGAACCTGGGCCCTACCCTTAAAACATTCGAGAATGATTTTGCTTCGCGCGCAATCCGTGATCGTGTTGACTTTGTTGGTTTTGGGTTTTTCGTTTTCGGATCTGATCACGTATTATAGCGAAGAGTCCTTATACACGGACGAGATCATTCTTTCCAAACAATCTCAGTTTCAAAGAATCATCGTTACCCGATGGAAGAACGAGATTCGTCTTTTTTTAAACGGACATCTTCAATTTTCCTCAAGGGACGAATACCGTTATCATGAAACGCTGGTTCATCCCGCTTTACTCGCGCATCCGGCTCCGAAACGTGTGTTGGTTTTAGGCGGAGGAGACGGACTTGCCGTCCGAGAAATTCTCAAACACAAGGGCGTAGAATCGATCACCTTGGTCGACCTAGACCCTGCCATCACGAATTTATTTACCGATCACGGAATGTTGAAGGAACTCAACGACGAAAGTTTAAAAAATTCTAAAGTGAAGGTGATCAACACGGACGCTTTTGTATGGCTCGAAAATTCCGAAGAGGTTTTCGACGCGGTCATCATAGACTTTCCCGATCCGAGCAACTTTTCATTAGGAAAACTTTATACTACCGCGTTCTTTCAAGTTTTAAAAAGAAGAATGAACGAAACCTCCGTTTTGGAAATTCAATCCACCTCTCCTTTGTTTGCGCGCTCTTCCTATTGGTGTATCGAAAGAACGATCGCGTCCCTTGGTTTGCAAACGCTTCCGATTCACGTTTATGTTCCTTCCTTCGGAGAATGGGGTTTCGTTTTGGCGGGACAAAAACCGATTCGGTTCAAAAAAGAATTTCCGGATCATCTTCGTTTTTTGAATCAACAAGAACTCGAATCGATTCAAGTTTTTCCTCAGGATATGTCGAGGATTCCGGTGGAGATCAATCGTTTGGACAATCAGGCGCTGGTTCGGTATTACGACCGAGAATGGAATCGGATTCTGGATTGA
- a CDS encoding carbon starvation CstA family protein, producing MLPLIAVLACFLVYFLGYKFYSGYISKSIFELKDNQEDTPAHKLNDGVDYLPTKPIVLFGHHYASIAGLAPVLGPAVAVIWGWLPAMLWVVFGSIFVGCVHDFGALVVSVRNQGKSIGQVAEDLLGHRARSLFHAIIFFLVALAMGVFVLVLAEMFSADPKAYLTPSTTAVNAPVEEKKITSPTEANSKTSNKDVHDHPSEIRTEEKPSIKLRSHFPEAVIPSAAIMILAVIMGYLHYKKGMNLTPLTVFSVLATLASMVLGMQENVLTWTGLNHIETSPSTGTWKYILLFYAFLASVTPIWLLLQSRDYINSFLLYLGIILIYVGFFAGAVLQSFPSFNAEAIRTDSIGLDLVPFVFITIACGAVSGFHALVSSGTTAKQLDKEVDARPIGYGGMIGESLLGLSAVIACTIGFSSSEEWTGFYRSWSGIQGLAPQVGAYIYGTGRFLSEIGIPESFGQGFIALIVISFALTSLDSATRLLRYNIEEIAESTRISWVQTLVGNRYVSSLIACAAIGFFAFMEIEQDGKKKPAGLALWKLFGTTNQLLAGLALLVVTIFLLKSKKRIKVSFIPMLFVLSVTLWAMIRNFLDFLNGPSPNLLLAGVGGTLIVLTVWLLVEATLTWNRIRKV from the coding sequence ATGCTTCCTTTAATCGCCGTTCTTGCTTGTTTTCTGGTTTATTTTCTCGGTTATAAATTCTACTCGGGTTATATCTCCAAATCCATCTTCGAACTGAAGGACAATCAGGAAGATACTCCGGCCCACAAGCTGAACGACGGAGTGGATTACCTTCCCACAAAACCAATCGTATTATTCGGTCATCATTACGCGTCCATTGCAGGGCTTGCTCCGGTATTAGGACCCGCGGTCGCGGTCATCTGGGGTTGGCTTCCCGCGATGCTCTGGGTCGTATTCGGAAGTATCTTCGTGGGTTGTGTGCACGACTTCGGAGCGCTCGTAGTTTCCGTCCGCAACCAAGGAAAAAGTATCGGGCAAGTCGCCGAGGATCTGTTAGGTCATCGTGCGAGAAGTTTGTTTCACGCGATTATATTCTTTCTTGTCGCATTAGCAATGGGAGTTTTCGTTCTTGTTCTCGCCGAAATGTTTTCGGCGGACCCGAAAGCGTATTTAACTCCGAGCACAACCGCAGTAAACGCGCCCGTGGAAGAAAAGAAGATCACCTCGCCTACGGAAGCGAATTCGAAAACGTCGAATAAGGACGTTCACGATCATCCGAGCGAAATCAGAACCGAAGAAAAACCTTCCATCAAATTGAGAAGTCATTTCCCGGAAGCGGTGATCCCTTCCGCGGCGATCATGATTCTCGCGGTGATCATGGGTTATCTACATTACAAAAAAGGAATGAATCTGACTCCACTTACGGTGTTCAGCGTTCTTGCGACCCTGGCTTCTATGGTTTTAGGAATGCAGGAAAACGTCCTTACTTGGACCGGACTCAATCATATTGAAACTTCTCCTTCCACGGGAACTTGGAAATACATTCTTCTTTTTTACGCGTTCTTGGCTTCGGTGACCCCGATCTGGTTGTTGTTACAAAGTCGGGATTATATCAATTCCTTTCTTTTATATCTGGGAATCATTCTGATCTACGTCGGATTTTTTGCGGGAGCGGTTCTTCAAAGTTTTCCTTCCTTCAACGCGGAAGCGATCCGAACCGATTCCATCGGACTGGATCTTGTTCCGTTCGTATTCATCACGATCGCGTGCGGTGCGGTTTCCGGATTCCACGCGTTAGTCAGCTCGGGAACTACCGCGAAACAATTGGATAAGGAAGTGGACGCAAGACCGATCGGCTACGGAGGAATGATCGGCGAATCGTTGTTAGGTTTATCTGCGGTCATCGCGTGTACGATCGGATTTTCTTCTTCGGAAGAATGGACCGGATTCTATCGCTCCTGGTCGGGCATACAAGGATTGGCCCCACAGGTCGGCGCTTATATCTATGGCACTGGAAGATTCTTATCCGAGATTGGAATTCCGGAATCCTTCGGACAAGGTTTTATCGCATTGATCGTGATCAGTTTCGCGTTAACTTCTTTGGATTCGGCTACCAGACTTTTGAGATACAATATCGAAGAGATCGCGGAATCGACCCGCATATCTTGGGTTCAAACGTTAGTCGGCAATCGTTACGTTTCCAGTCTCATCGCCTGTGCGGCGATCGGATTTTTCGCGTTTATGGAAATCGAACAGGACGGAAAGAAAAAACCGGCGGGACTCGCTCTGTGGAAACTTTTCGGAACTACAAACCAACTTTTGGCGGGTCTTGCTCTTTTGGTGGTGACCATTTTTCTTTTAAAATCCAAGAAAAGAATCAAAGTGTCTTTTATCCCGATGTTGTTCGTTTTATCCGTGACTCTTTGGGCGATGATTCGAAACTTTCTCGATTTTTTAAACGGTCCTTCTCCGAATCTTCTTCTCGCGGGAGTGGGCGGAACCTTGATCGTTCTTACGGTTTGGCTTTTGGTGGAAGCGACCTTAACCTGGAATCGCATTAGAAAAGTATGA
- a CDS encoding LIC10260 family lipoprotein has translation MKLKMKVKTWILFFLSAWMWIGCSSPPKKISYLSLEKPKDKIDAMLSKPTDFWKVRVGVLYLKPVGVNSYLKQAETESGSSILRNVDVKMRAPFCLIPLFPILCFGGEAVVVEGAEVP, from the coding sequence ATGAAATTAAAAATGAAAGTAAAGACGTGGATCCTTTTCTTTTTATCCGCGTGGATGTGGATCGGTTGTTCTTCTCCGCCGAAAAAAATTTCCTATCTATCTTTGGAAAAACCAAAGGATAAGATCGATGCGATGCTTTCCAAACCGACGGATTTTTGGAAAGTTAGGGTTGGGGTTTTGTATCTCAAACCGGTCGGCGTAAATTCTTACCTGAAACAAGCTGAGACGGAAAGCGGAAGTTCGATTTTACGAAACGTCGACGTGAAAATGAGAGCGCCGTTTTGTTTGATTCCTTTGTTTCCGATTCTTTGTTTTGGAGGAGAAGCGGTCGTTGTAGAAGGAGCCGAAGTTCCGTAA
- a CDS encoding NUDIX hydrolase, which yields MKFCSSCGSSVTYKIPEGDNRSRHICDNCGTIHYQNPKVVVGSIPVWEERILLCKRAIEPRKGYWTLPAGFLENRETVEEGAARETLEEANAEIKIVGLQSVYSIPHISQIYMFFLADLVDGKFSVSSESEEVKLFAVNEIPWEELAFTSVYFALKKYVDSPVKNTLHLGNIRDRNYPPKES from the coding sequence ATGAAATTCTGTAGTTCATGCGGATCGTCCGTCACATATAAGATACCGGAAGGAGACAATCGCTCCAGACATATCTGCGACAACTGCGGAACGATCCACTATCAAAATCCGAAAGTAGTCGTGGGAAGTATTCCTGTATGGGAAGAACGGATTCTTCTTTGCAAACGTGCGATCGAACCGAGAAAAGGATATTGGACCTTACCCGCCGGATTTTTGGAAAATAGGGAAACCGTGGAAGAAGGCGCGGCCCGCGAAACCCTCGAAGAAGCGAACGCGGAAATCAAGATCGTCGGACTTCAGAGCGTCTACAGCATCCCTCATATCAGTCAGATTTATATGTTCTTTTTGGCCGATCTCGTGGACGGAAAATTCTCCGTAAGCTCCGAATCGGAAGAAGTAAAACTCTTTGCCGTAAACGAAATTCCTTGGGAAGAATTGGCCTTTACCTCGGTCTACTTCGCGTTGAAAAAATACGTGGATTCTCCCGTTAAAAACACCTTGCATCTCGGAAACATCAGAGATCGCAACTATCCTCCGAAAGAATCCTGA
- a CDS encoding NRDE family protein, translating to MCTAIIYRDPSKKIVGLGFNRDESVKRKPAVSPVKIGNGPTFAIAPLDGDYGGTWIGANSSGEIFCLLNFYEATLKLLRNPTSRGLLVRSCLLNEVKPQEIDATDLENFYPFKLVRITLDKTEIFVWDGKEFSTTSYTDTFQILGSSFTQGPKAQVSREAVFQTEYLPKILPDSKEFLALSKNFLTSHLPEKGALSPCMHRRDAHTVSKTEIVLQENELTLTYQEGQPCESPDPKVFNLTLTEFSVFE from the coding sequence ATGTGCACCGCAATCATCTACAGAGATCCAAGCAAAAAGATCGTCGGTTTGGGATTCAATCGGGACGAATCCGTTAAAAGAAAACCCGCGGTTTCTCCGGTGAAAATCGGAAACGGACCGACCTTCGCCATAGCGCCGTTAGACGGCGATTACGGCGGAACCTGGATCGGCGCAAACTCTTCCGGTGAAATTTTTTGCCTTTTGAATTTCTACGAAGCCACCCTGAAACTTTTAAGAAATCCAACAAGCAGAGGACTTCTTGTACGTTCCTGTTTGTTAAACGAAGTCAAACCTCAAGAAATTGACGCGACCGATTTGGAAAATTTTTATCCGTTCAAACTCGTACGAATCACCTTGGATAAAACCGAAATTTTCGTCTGGGACGGAAAGGAATTCTCCACAACCTCTTACACGGACACGTTTCAAATTTTAGGAAGTTCCTTTACGCAAGGTCCGAAGGCTCAGGTTTCCAGAGAAGCGGTCTTTCAAACGGAATATCTTCCTAAAATTCTTCCCGACTCGAAGGAATTTCTGGCTTTGTCAAAAAATTTTCTCACCTCTCATCTTCCCGAAAAAGGCGCACTCTCGCCTTGTATGCACAGAAGGGACGCACATACGGTTTCTAAAACCGAAATCGTTCTCCAAGAGAATGAGTTGACTCTCACATACCAGGAAGGACAACCGTGTGAATCTCCGGATCCGAAGGTTTTCAATTTGACTTTGACGGAATTTTCGGTATTCGAATAG
- a CDS encoding PilZ domain-containing protein, with amino-acid sequence MADTKSLFNDSFEYRDPALQKRKNARVKVTLDAEMSIKGKQERHPVTILDIGTGGVALDSRMTMFEGDRIHLHARINGKELTLEAEIIRSSGKKMNSIFVNIADEHKNEIQELIHKKFFEKDKKLS; translated from the coding sequence ATGGCTGATACGAAGTCCTTATTCAACGATTCATTCGAGTATAGAGATCCCGCTCTTCAAAAAAGAAAAAACGCTCGGGTGAAAGTGACTTTGGACGCGGAAATGTCGATCAAAGGAAAGCAGGAAAGACATCCCGTCACTATTCTCGACATAGGAACCGGCGGCGTTGCATTGGATTCAAGAATGACTATGTTCGAAGGGGACCGCATTCATCTTCACGCGAGAATCAACGGAAAGGAACTGACCCTTGAAGCGGAAATCATTCGTTCTTCCGGAAAAAAAATGAACAGCATCTTCGTGAACATCGCGGACGAACACAAAAACGAAATCCAAGAACTCATTCATAAAAAGTTTTTCGAAAAAGATAAGAAGCTGAGCTAA
- a CDS encoding OmpA family protein yields MRSGIRLTSTSFLLFIFLSLPLFADSFLKTNTDTFSPNWDGKNDVLEFKVSKSALPRLADWELVIKNSNDDVVKTFRADHRRKKGFSLVPFLQDDTKLSPLEIVIPESILWSGDDSKGFLLPDGEYKYRLRFVTENKENLLSEEKTVFLDSRPPSSEIGAKTRVLFSNGDRNSSRINVSQKVSGESSDLFTGEFVDVEGRIVKSYTWKLKDVPYVLSWDGTDFSNKPLSNGLYTYRLIGFDKGKNESISVIKDLTVRNETVGVDLFSDSKLYSYSAGSLRNFARFSPYISPKIKTDSYEIEIFQKKGAEEKSVYRLRDTGEPNAEWKWDLRNQTGDLVSEGIYFYRLTVHSRYERYQSVPSSFEITKESFGLDLSVSTKEFSPDNDGKNDLLKIYLDHRGIPLQSWEVTLYEIPPYTSIKRKIKTWSGEGQPCSEILWEGLDESGVRVGSLSEFYFEWKYADTFGRESNGKGAEFKTGILIVEEDNSLRISVPESQVEARWWSLPGKIRSVLNEFPGYKIELQSHSSHQGDEEVNQVGTEDRARTAFEYFFSKTVPFGRMRFRGYGETLPLIPGSGKYEADKNQRIDFYLSP; encoded by the coding sequence ATGCGGAGCGGAATTCGTTTAACAAGTACGTCCTTTTTACTTTTTATCTTTTTGTCCCTTCCTCTCTTTGCGGATTCCTTTTTAAAAACGAACACGGATACGTTCTCGCCCAACTGGGACGGTAAAAACGACGTACTCGAATTTAAAGTTTCGAAATCCGCGCTTCCCCGTCTCGCGGATTGGGAACTCGTGATTAAAAACTCGAACGACGACGTCGTCAAAACTTTCCGAGCGGATCATAGAAGAAAGAAGGGATTCTCTCTCGTTCCGTTTTTACAGGACGATACGAAGTTGTCTCCGTTGGAAATCGTAATTCCCGAATCGATCCTCTGGTCCGGAGACGATTCCAAAGGATTCTTACTTCCGGACGGAGAATACAAATATAGACTTAGGTTCGTCACCGAGAATAAGGAGAATCTTTTGTCCGAGGAGAAAACGGTCTTCTTGGATTCAAGACCTCCGAGTTCCGAGATCGGCGCGAAGACAAGAGTTCTATTCTCAAACGGAGATAGAAACTCTTCGAGGATCAACGTTTCCCAAAAGGTTTCTGGAGAATCTTCGGATCTATTTACCGGAGAATTCGTGGACGTAGAAGGGAGAATCGTTAAGTCCTATACTTGGAAACTCAAGGACGTTCCCTACGTTTTGAGTTGGGATGGAACAGATTTTTCTAATAAACCATTGTCTAATGGACTTTACACATATCGTTTGATCGGATTCGACAAGGGAAAAAACGAATCGATCTCCGTCATCAAAGATCTTACCGTTCGCAACGAAACGGTCGGAGTGGATCTTTTTTCGGATTCTAAACTTTATTCTTATTCCGCGGGAAGTCTTCGAAACTTTGCGCGGTTTTCTCCGTATATTTCCCCTAAGATCAAAACCGATTCTTACGAAATCGAAATCTTTCAGAAAAAAGGCGCGGAAGAAAAAAGCGTCTATCGTTTGCGGGATACGGGAGAACCGAACGCGGAATGGAAATGGGATTTGAGAAATCAAACCGGAGATCTCGTTTCCGAAGGAATTTACTTCTATCGCCTAACAGTACATAGTCGATACGAACGTTATCAATCCGTTCCTTCCTCGTTCGAAATCACGAAAGAATCCTTCGGTCTCGACTTGTCCGTTTCTACGAAGGAATTTTCTCCGGACAACGACGGCAAAAACGATCTTTTAAAAATCTATCTGGATCATCGCGGAATTCCGCTTCAATCCTGGGAAGTAACGTTATACGAAATTCCTCCTTACACTTCGATCAAACGAAAAATCAAAACATGGTCGGGCGAAGGCCAACCTTGTTCGGAAATTCTTTGGGAAGGTTTGGACGAATCCGGCGTTCGAGTGGGTTCCTTAAGCGAATTTTACTTCGAATGGAAGTACGCCGACACGTTCGGAAGGGAGTCTAACGGAAAAGGAGCCGAATTCAAAACCGGAATCCTAATCGTGGAGGAGGACAACTCTTTGAGAATTTCCGTTCCAGAATCGCAGGTCGAAGCGAGATGGTGGAGTCTTCCCGGAAAGATCCGCTCCGTGTTAAACGAATTCCCCGGATATAAGATCGAACTTCAATCCCATTCGTCCCACCAAGGGGACGAGGAAGTCAATCAGGTCGGAACCGAAGACAGGGCCAGAACCGCGTTCGAATATTTTTTTTCCAAGACGGTTCCTTTTGGAAGAATGCGTTTCCGAGGATACGGTGAAACGCTCCCTCTGATTCCGGGTTCGGGTAAATACGAAGCGGATAAAAATCAAAGAATCGATTTTTATCTTTCCCCTTGA
- a CDS encoding DUF4178 domain-containing protein — protein MLELSCPNCGAPVPFQNKASIYGVCPNCKTLTLQKNQSLESLGKAGELVPDLSPIQIGTSGKTKDGIQFQVVGRIQQQYSLGTWNEWHAISQDGNSIWLAEAQGQFMITQLRPTSQNEVFPEHDPVRNLESPPDVYFISSKTSKQLLRAGDTLKLDNELWMIREIGLATCVGGEGELPVGFQTGTTSVLLDLATDQGWFATLDYSHTPPLYFKGMVYSFDQIDFINLRDPKAFTGFQKIQEAKAIQCLGCGASLSQRSPDFSKSIACEYCGTVMDTSKDELTILSKFQEVIKDGVYLQPGTKLTLKGKECEVLGVVKKSVHADGQIFPWTEYLLHFTGGYYWLNETNGHWTVFEPVPFIPRTVIGSYPPKKSFQKEEYKLFNSSNAGTDFAYGEFYYKIHAGDTAELADFIAPPKMLSSEKTPNELFWSVGEYVPVDELKKSIQGDVELPTPDGIGTAQPNPFTKIRKRNVRIAAWLSAIMLLVQIGFCWTAQDKEVFAKEFSYIRDPAPGGTTDTSFVTETFRLEGGERQNVQIKMNVPDLSNHYIYYSLALINTKTDIAYDTGLEISYYQGYEDGESWSEGDKSADVIIGEVPAGEYYLRLESESDFPLGSGANVSLSIKRDVDQSVYYFLFLLAIWLPVPYSLFRSYSFEASRNENSDFAPTSSSDDSDYDDDSSYSDD, from the coding sequence GTGTTAGAACTGAGTTGTCCCAACTGCGGAGCGCCCGTACCGTTTCAGAATAAGGCTTCCATTTACGGAGTCTGCCCGAATTGTAAAACTCTGACCCTCCAAAAAAATCAATCCCTCGAAAGTTTAGGCAAGGCCGGAGAGCTTGTTCCCGATCTTTCTCCGATTCAAATCGGAACCTCCGGTAAAACCAAGGACGGAATTCAGTTTCAAGTCGTGGGAAGAATTCAACAGCAATACAGCCTCGGAACTTGGAACGAATGGCACGCGATTTCCCAAGACGGAAATTCCATTTGGCTCGCGGAAGCTCAGGGACAATTTATGATCACACAACTTCGTCCCACTTCCCAAAACGAAGTTTTTCCGGAACACGATCCGGTTCGAAATTTAGAATCTCCTCCGGACGTTTACTTTATCTCTTCCAAAACTTCCAAACAACTTCTCCGAGCGGGAGACACACTCAAACTCGACAACGAACTCTGGATGATCCGCGAAATCGGCTTGGCAACCTGCGTCGGCGGCGAGGGAGAATTGCCCGTAGGATTTCAAACGGGAACCACTTCCGTTCTTTTGGATTTGGCGACCGATCAGGGCTGGTTTGCTACATTAGATTATTCTCATACACCTCCCTTGTATTTTAAGGGAATGGTTTACAGCTTCGATCAGATCGACTTCATCAATTTGAGAGATCCGAAAGCGTTTACGGGTTTTCAAAAAATTCAAGAAGCGAAGGCGATCCAGTGTTTGGGATGCGGCGCTTCTTTGAGTCAAAGAAGTCCGGACTTCTCGAAATCGATCGCCTGTGAATACTGCGGAACCGTGATGGACACGAGCAAGGACGAACTCACCATTCTTTCCAAGTTTCAAGAAGTCATCAAAGACGGAGTTTATTTACAACCGGGAACCAAACTCACTCTCAAAGGAAAAGAATGCGAGGTTCTCGGCGTGGTTAAAAAATCCGTTCACGCGGACGGACAAATTTTTCCTTGGACCGAATATCTTCTTCATTTCACAGGCGGTTACTATTGGTTGAACGAAACCAACGGACATTGGACCGTTTTCGAACCCGTTCCTTTTATTCCGAGAACTGTCATCGGTTCTTATCCGCCGAAGAAAAGCTTTCAAAAAGAAGAATATAAACTATTCAATTCTTCGAATGCAGGAACGGACTTCGCGTATGGAGAATTCTATTATAAGATTCACGCGGGCGACACGGCGGAACTTGCGGATTTTATCGCTCCTCCCAAAATGCTTTCCTCCGAAAAAACTCCGAACGAACTTTTTTGGTCTGTGGGAGAATACGTTCCCGTCGACGAACTCAAAAAATCCATCCAAGGCGACGTCGAACTTCCGACCCCGGACGGAATCGGTACGGCACAACCAAATCCGTTTACGAAGATCAGAAAACGAAACGTAAGAATCGCGGCTTGGTTATCGGCGATCATGCTTTTGGTTCAGATCGGTTTTTGTTGGACCGCGCAGGATAAGGAAGTATTCGCAAAAGAATTCTCTTATATAAGAGATCCCGCACCCGGCGGAACTACGGACACTTCTTTCGTAACGGAAACGTTTCGTTTGGAAGGTGGGGAAAGACAAAACGTTCAGATCAAGATGAACGTCCCCGATCTTTCCAATCATTATATCTATTATTCGTTGGCGTTGATCAACACGAAGACGGACATCGCATACGATACCGGTTTGGAAATCAGCTATTACCAAGGTTACGAAGACGGAGAAAGCTGGTCCGAAGGCGATAAATCGGCGGACGTCATCATAGGAGAGGTTCCCGCCGGAGAATATTATCTCAGACTCGAATCCGAATCCGACTTCCCTCTAGGAAGTGGCGCAAACGTTTCCTTATCGATCAAGAGGGACGTGGATCAGTCCGTTTATTATTTTCTTTTTTTACTCGCGATTTGGCTACCGGTTCCCTATTCCCTTTTTAGAAGTTATTCCTTCGAGGCTTCGAGAAACGAAAACAGCGATTTCGCCCCTACGAGTTCCAGCGACGACTCGGATTACGACGACGATTCTTCGTATAGCGACGATTAG
- a CDS encoding adhesin OmpL37 family surface protein, with product MRAVFGTAILFVLTIPFSVFADYASNGATHLVRVERGLKTNEFLIKALNSSISNIGSEADKALYKRIIQHHVETNQLYFQFDLEKSYSELKRTQDLLVVLYSSLIEASKKTVRGELNSLGYKAIRGTEARPKKHLEMGYRELASAEQKKLIADNSRPYLQPIKLELLYESLKLLKQSRKYVILLSMEYLSDFPPDPESEDFFGILSEINRAMFSRKDEFARIHFDNHFHTYSGENLYDTYWQDPALEELEKPLGDIDAAYLRARRQAKR from the coding sequence ATGAGAGCCGTGTTCGGAACCGCGATCCTTTTTGTCTTAACGATTCCGTTCTCCGTCTTTGCGGATTACGCGAGCAACGGCGCTACTCACCTCGTTCGAGTCGAAAGAGGATTAAAAACGAACGAGTTTCTCATCAAGGCCTTGAACAGTTCGATTTCGAACATTGGCTCCGAAGCGGACAAGGCCCTTTATAAAAGAATCATCCAACATCACGTGGAAACCAATCAGCTTTACTTTCAGTTCGATCTCGAAAAATCCTATTCCGAACTCAAACGCACTCAGGACCTGCTCGTGGTTCTTTATTCCAGTCTGATCGAAGCGAGCAAAAAAACCGTTCGAGGAGAATTGAATTCTCTCGGCTACAAAGCGATTCGGGGAACCGAAGCAAGACCGAAAAAACATCTCGAGATGGGTTATCGGGAATTGGCTTCCGCCGAACAAAAAAAATTGATCGCGGACAATTCAAGACCGTATCTTCAACCGATCAAATTGGAACTGCTTTACGAATCCTTAAAGTTGCTCAAACAATCCCGTAAATACGTCATTCTTCTTTCCATGGAATATCTTTCTGATTTTCCGCCCGATCCGGAAAGCGAGGATTTTTTCGGAATATTAAGCGAAATCAATCGGGCCATGTTCTCCCGTAAGGACGAGTTCGCGAGAATCCATTTCGACAATCATTTCCACACCTATTCCGGAGAAAATCTCTACGACACGTATTGGCAAGACCCGGCCTTGGAAGAATTGGAAAAACCGCTCGGCGACATCGACGCGGCTTATCTCCGTGCGAGAAGACAAGCCAAACGTTGA